From the genome of Kaistella daneshvariae, one region includes:
- a CDS encoding ABC transporter ATP-binding protein has product MSLEIINLTKKFNDQTALNNINIEINTAEIIGLLGPNGAGKSTLMKSIVGALKIDEGQILFNGKDITENEIAVKKNMGFLPENNPLYNDMYIKEYLAFVADIHKIDADRIDEVIELVGITPEKSKKISQLSKGYKQRVGLAQAILHSPDLLILDEPTNGLDPNQIIEIRNVIKEIGQEKTVILSTHIMQEVEALCSRVILIHQGQIIQDSSIDEFKGKYSSLEEAFSSYTN; this is encoded by the coding sequence ATGTCTTTAGAAATCATTAATCTGACCAAAAAATTTAACGACCAAACGGCGCTGAATAACATCAATATTGAAATCAACACCGCGGAAATCATCGGACTTTTAGGTCCAAACGGTGCCGGAAAATCTACCTTAATGAAATCCATCGTGGGCGCTTTGAAAATTGATGAGGGACAGATTTTATTCAACGGAAAAGACATCACCGAAAACGAAATCGCGGTGAAGAAAAACATGGGTTTTCTGCCGGAAAATAACCCGCTGTACAACGATATGTACATTAAAGAATATCTGGCTTTCGTGGCTGATATTCATAAAATCGATGCGGACCGAATTGATGAAGTCATCGAACTGGTGGGAATTACGCCGGAAAAATCAAAGAAAATTTCGCAGCTTTCCAAAGGTTACAAACAAAGAGTGGGTCTCGCGCAGGCGATTTTACATTCCCCTGATTTGCTGATTTTAGATGAACCGACGAACGGTTTGGACCCGAACCAGATTATCGAAATCCGCAATGTCATTAAAGAAATTGGGCAGGAAAAGACGGTGATTTTATCTACGCACATTATGCAGGAAGTGGAAGCGCTGTGCTCGCGCGTAATTTTAATTCACCAGGGACAAATCATCCAGGATTCTTCGATTGATGAGTTCAAAGGAAAATATTCCAGTCTGGAAGAAGCTTTTTCAAGCTATACAAATTAA
- a CDS encoding SRPBCC family protein, whose amino-acid sequence MNLEGRKIIVNKSAAELVQMLKNPEDYRSLMPETLQNFEAREDGFKFGLKGMPEIALKIDEVSEKQVVLKSASSSLDFALTGAMNAINENQTEVQLLFEGKFNPFIKMMVEKPLKNFIGTLTDNLEKM is encoded by the coding sequence ATGAATTTAGAAGGACGTAAGATCATTGTAAATAAATCTGCCGCCGAATTGGTGCAAATGCTAAAAAATCCTGAGGATTACCGCAGCTTAATGCCGGAAACTTTGCAGAATTTTGAAGCGCGCGAAGACGGCTTTAAATTCGGTCTCAAAGGAATGCCGGAAATTGCTTTGAAAATTGATGAAGTAAGCGAAAAGCAGGTGGTTTTAAAATCGGCAAGTTCCAGCCTGGATTTTGCTTTAACCGGCGCCATGAACGCTATTAACGAAAACCAAACCGAAGTGCAGCTTTTATTTGAGGGGAAATTCAATCCTTTTATCAAAATGATGGTGGAAAAACCATTGAAAAATTTCATCGGAACCTTAACCGATAATTTGGAGAAAATGTAA
- a CDS encoding NUDIX hydrolase: protein MYKVFVNEKKLTISKYPGDIEKKLRFEGFATLEIAVDLLENTSCPELNIYGDEIEEIWEDFTHMFKVIEAAGGIVHNSKGEILFIRRLGKWDLAKGKIEKGESLEQAALREIEEETGLKELILEEFLNTTFHIYTERNGDRILKTTYWFSVEYVGDKAPVPQTEEGISEVCWKNEEEIKNTVWGNTFQNIKLIINQYWSLS, encoded by the coding sequence ATGTATAAAGTTTTTGTGAATGAAAAAAAATTAACGATTAGTAAATATCCGGGCGATATTGAAAAAAAGTTAAGATTTGAGGGCTTTGCAACCCTTGAGATTGCGGTGGATCTGCTGGAAAACACCTCATGTCCGGAACTGAATATTTACGGCGACGAGATTGAGGAAATCTGGGAAGATTTTACGCATATGTTCAAGGTGATAGAAGCGGCAGGCGGAATCGTTCACAACAGCAAAGGCGAAATTTTATTTATCCGACGCCTGGGGAAATGGGATTTGGCTAAAGGCAAAATTGAGAAAGGTGAATCTCTGGAACAGGCAGCACTGCGCGAGATTGAAGAAGAAACCGGATTGAAAGAGCTGATCTTGGAAGAATTCCTGAACACCACTTTCCACATTTACACCGAACGCAATGGCGACCGAATTCTAAAAACAACCTATTGGTTTTCAGTTGAATACGTTGGCGACAAAGCACCTGTTCCGCAAACGGAAGAGGGAATTTCTGAAGTCTGCTGGAAAAATGAAGAAGAAATAAAAAATACCGTTTGGGGAAATACCTTCCAGAACATCAAATTGATTATCAACCAGTACTGGAGCTTATCTTAA
- a CDS encoding UDP-N-acetylmuramoyl-tripeptide--D-alanyl-D-alanine ligase: MNAASFYPLFLHCNKVTIDSRNIELNDLFFAFSGDTYNAALKAEESIQKGALAVIVEDEKYADAEKNIFYVPSTLEFLQELAVYHRNQLKIPVIGLTGSNGKTTTKELIHAVLSQKFNVQYTSGNLNNHIGVPLTLLSIKPEHEMAVIEMGANHQKEIEFLCTLAQPSIGYITNFGKAHLEGFGGFTGVIKGKSELYSYLKSEKQTILVNEKDALQVEKTADYEPKITFGTETSDYNFEPYSSNNFVGFKYGEDTLLSQLTGDYNFTNLCAAVALGFHFGVSFDQIKTAIENYTPTNMRSQIVEKNGKILVLDTYNANPSSMVESLKNFAKFTGSKTIIIGDMLELGEESAAEHAKILELAEGLKFNEIITVGPIFKAINTSGNAYINAAELSENLKKSPIISENILLKGSRGIALEKVLDFIV, translated from the coding sequence ATGAATGCAGCCTCTTTTTACCCGTTATTTTTACATTGCAACAAAGTTACCATCGACAGCAGAAATATCGAGCTAAATGACCTTTTTTTTGCTTTTTCCGGGGACACCTACAATGCGGCGCTAAAGGCGGAAGAAAGCATTCAGAAAGGCGCACTGGCGGTGATTGTAGAAGATGAAAAGTATGCAGATGCTGAAAAAAATATTTTCTATGTTCCGTCCACGCTTGAGTTCCTGCAGGAATTGGCCGTTTACCACAGAAATCAGCTAAAAATTCCGGTCATTGGATTAACCGGAAGTAACGGTAAAACTACCACCAAAGAGCTCATTCACGCTGTGCTCTCGCAAAAGTTTAATGTACAGTACACTTCAGGCAATCTCAATAATCATATCGGCGTTCCGCTAACGCTGCTTTCTATTAAACCGGAGCATGAAATGGCAGTCATTGAAATGGGCGCAAACCATCAAAAAGAAATTGAATTTCTATGTACTCTGGCGCAGCCAAGTATCGGTTATATTACCAACTTTGGTAAAGCGCATTTGGAAGGTTTTGGCGGTTTTACAGGCGTGATTAAAGGAAAATCTGAATTGTATTCTTATTTAAAATCGGAGAAGCAAACCATTTTGGTCAACGAAAAAGATGCTTTGCAGGTGGAAAAAACAGCTGATTACGAGCCAAAAATTACCTTCGGTACAGAAACTTCCGACTACAATTTTGAGCCTTATTCGTCCAATAATTTCGTCGGTTTTAAATATGGTGAAGACACGCTGCTTTCCCAATTGACCGGCGACTATAACTTCACCAATCTATGCGCGGCGGTGGCTTTAGGTTTTCATTTCGGCGTAAGTTTCGACCAAATAAAGACCGCTATAGAAAATTACACTCCGACCAACATGCGTTCTCAGATTGTTGAGAAAAACGGTAAAATTTTGGTTCTGGACACCTATAACGCGAATCCAAGTTCAATGGTGGAATCGCTGAAAAATTTCGCAAAATTCACAGGTTCAAAGACAATTATTATTGGTGATATGCTGGAGTTGGGCGAAGAATCAGCCGCTGAACACGCTAAAATTTTAGAGCTTGCGGAAGGTCTTAAATTTAATGAAATAATTACGGTGGGTCCTATTTTTAAAGCCATAAATACAAGCGGAAATGCTTATATCAATGCAGCTGAATTAAGCGAAAATCTAAAAAAATCGCCAATTATCTCGGAAAATATTTTGCTTAAAGGTTCCCGCGGGATCGCGTTAGAAAAAGTGCTGGATTTTATAGTTTAA
- the gldJ gene encoding gliding motility lipoprotein GldJ: MNKIKLFSLIAITSTMLLVSCGGGTKSGGGTKRFISKTGWKPNDQKGWFFTGKQQKQKGWPGMVYVEGGTFTMGLVKDDVLHDWNNTPKRMQVSSFFIGETEITNYEYREYTTWLKFVFPPSDPSYKDIYAGALPDTLVWNNELSRNDFAETYFRSPEFDYYPVVGVSWLQASRYCDWLTDRAAEKTLMDQGIISKDLYENDANNQGSTAFNIDKFKSSDPEMDAYLNQERLKQKTGIKTSNERILAANRNANSGVVTKFRLPTEVEWEFAALGMQKEREYNLYTNKQPEIQQLKGKKGRNRGMYLENFKQGRGDYSGVAGWKNDGSPTTADVKQYPSNNLGIYGMFGNVSEWTADVYRPIIDEEASDFNYFRGNVTRQVVKNEDGTIKKIEEPKFDTLADGRLIYRGLPGAFEREVVADNKSFRDGDFQSSLDAGYGRAEDSSTAGYNMYNAPRKRFFVDDRGRVIVEKDDKQRTTGVSNDVRVVKGGSWLDAAYWLDPGQRRYRDESKAYGWIGFRVAQDAKSTPKGRTKR; the protein is encoded by the coding sequence ATGAATAAAATAAAGTTGTTTTCATTAATAGCGATTACTTCTACAATGCTGTTAGTAAGCTGCGGTGGCGGCACTAAAAGTGGCGGTGGAACTAAACGTTTTATCAGCAAAACAGGCTGGAAACCCAACGATCAGAAAGGTTGGTTTTTCACCGGCAAACAACAGAAACAGAAAGGTTGGCCAGGAATGGTGTATGTGGAAGGGGGTACCTTTACCATGGGCCTCGTGAAAGACGACGTATTGCACGATTGGAATAACACTCCAAAAAGAATGCAGGTAAGCTCTTTCTTCATTGGCGAAACCGAAATTACGAACTACGAATACAGAGAATATACCACCTGGTTGAAGTTTGTGTTCCCACCGTCTGACCCAAGTTATAAAGATATCTACGCAGGTGCTTTGCCTGATACTTTGGTTTGGAATAACGAACTTTCCAGAAACGATTTTGCAGAAACTTATTTCCGTTCACCGGAATTTGATTATTATCCGGTTGTCGGAGTGTCATGGTTACAGGCTTCGAGATACTGTGACTGGTTAACTGATCGTGCTGCAGAAAAAACTTTGATGGACCAAGGTATTATTTCTAAAGATTTATATGAAAACGACGCCAATAACCAAGGTTCTACCGCTTTCAATATTGATAAATTTAAAAGCAGCGATCCGGAAATGGATGCTTACCTGAACCAGGAAAGACTGAAACAAAAAACAGGTATTAAAACCAGCAACGAGCGAATTTTAGCTGCTAACAGAAACGCAAACTCAGGTGTTGTTACTAAATTCCGTTTACCTACTGAAGTGGAGTGGGAATTTGCCGCCCTGGGAATGCAGAAAGAAAGAGAATATAACCTTTATACCAACAAGCAGCCGGAAATTCAGCAGCTAAAAGGTAAAAAAGGAAGAAACAGAGGAATGTACCTTGAAAACTTCAAACAGGGACGTGGTGATTATTCCGGTGTTGCCGGTTGGAAAAATGATGGCTCTCCTACAACCGCTGATGTTAAACAATATCCTTCCAATAATTTAGGTATCTACGGTATGTTCGGTAACGTTTCTGAATGGACTGCCGATGTGTACAGACCAATTATCGACGAGGAAGCCAGCGACTTTAACTACTTCAGAGGTAATGTTACCCGCCAGGTGGTGAAAAACGAAGATGGAACCATTAAGAAAATCGAAGAACCAAAATTTGATACTTTAGCTGATGGCAGATTAATCTACAGAGGTTTGCCGGGTGCTTTTGAAAGAGAAGTTGTTGCAGATAACAAAAGCTTCAGAGACGGTGATTTCCAGTCTTCACTGGATGCCGGTTACGGTCGTGCTGAAGACAGTTCAACAGCTGGATACAATATGTACAACGCACCGCGCAAACGCTTCTTTGTTGATGACCGCGGCCGTGTTATCGTAGAAAAAGACGATAAGCAGAGAACTACAGGCGTTTCTAATGACGTACGTGTTGTAAAAGGTGGGTCTTGGCTGGATGCAGCTTACTGGTTGGATCCGGGACAAAGACGATACAGAGATGAATCTAAAGCCTATGGTTGGATTGGTTTCCGTGTAGCGCAGGATGCTAAATCTACTCCGAAAGGAAGAACAAAACGATAA
- the porU gene encoding type IX secretion system sortase PorU → MKRFILFFLFISSNIAVFAQTISVNWSGTTVLDYGTEKFTVPFLTGPGFYYENGSIAYRLTQPFTGTTKKITNLSWEKISAKELYDLQYYSLPTENKFETSSYTNPYSQEKTTNFRVETLKFENGNIYRLTSFQITEEANSEKYAVTAANFLNTENPLRSGTFFKIKVDKSGIFKITSKFLRDNGINISSFNPKNFRIYGNGGVMLPENNRDFRYDGLQENAIQVVGESDGVWNEEDYALFYAQGPHGFNLYKTSPNAAYNANKRIETRTDASANVVNIYEDYAYYYINFDKGAGKRVQISDEELGGETISRYDAFQYLNEEKFNLMKIGRVWTGDAFSRNKSVNFTTNSPIQPTDVIKYRSRVIGFQSPGNKISINLNNQNERSFSLASSDKRQFAPIIYSGTVTNLQGNQFNFNYTPDTSSNPNGKFYFDYAEIQYKEDLKFNNTQMNFRSFDIEAGSGKKYTFNLSDAGSVDQVWDVSDITNAVKKTNKGTGSNFIFGFTAGNAQFSNEFVAFKNSEAFSPFFVGKVENQDLAGLQNIDYLMLTVPKMMAQAQRLAKTYEGKYNVSVVDINKVYNEFSSGSKDITGIRDFITKLNAGKKLKYVFLLGDTSFDFRGKIYPGSDIVPSYQSEESGNYSDSFVTDDYFVMTSPQVAASTSLSATLPDLPIGRLPAANVAEAQLLIDKTLAYKNALPGQSSPFGEWRMKLDFVVDDDADNGRPFHSTMNASLVNVFEKGLRSEYNVRKLYLDAFPAENSAGGQRYPQVNQAISNDVGNSLYLFYFGHGGINGWAQERVLTIDQIQNFSNFNNVYSRFPLVSTITCEFTLWDDPGTFSAGEQVIKLKRGGAATMITSSRAIGVNYGEEFTTIFTKHIFELKNDDFINLGDSFLQAKIEKGPSSDHLKVNFLGDPASKLSRPERLISIDNVDSPVKDKIRALDFVKINGHVKKADGTIDTNFNGRVAVNIFDKRLQKKTLNNDGNPLLTPVLTYTEEGSPIVKSSGIAKNGAFSVEFYVPKDINYEDGNGRMLVYADNKQFDVFQNQTQKIGGINPEGINDQEAPKVRLFMNNTNFADGGITDQNPLFLACVTDNTGINSTGAGIGHDVTVILDGKVIETVVLNDFYFSGDGNGCSNPSLSDYQKGNVSYPFRNLEPGNHQITFKVWDINNNSTTTTLNFIVKDEADQKLVVNKLLNWPNPFTNKTYVQFEHNCDDLLDVNVQIYTITGKLVRTLSSVVSAEPFLQGFRTPRTAIEWDGRDDFGDSVGKGTYIFKIFARSQNQDKCKGSATAVEKMVLLK, encoded by the coding sequence ATGAAACGCTTTATCCTCTTTTTTCTCTTCATTTCATCCAACATTGCTGTTTTTGCTCAAACAATTTCCGTTAACTGGTCCGGAACTACCGTTCTGGATTACGGAACCGAAAAATTCACCGTTCCTTTTCTTACCGGCCCGGGCTTTTACTATGAAAACGGAAGCATCGCTTACCGCCTTACACAACCTTTTACCGGAACAACGAAAAAAATTACCAATCTTTCCTGGGAAAAAATTTCCGCCAAAGAACTGTATGACCTGCAGTATTACAGTTTGCCTACTGAAAATAAATTTGAAACCAGCTCCTACACAAACCCCTATTCTCAGGAGAAAACCACAAATTTTCGGGTAGAAACTTTAAAGTTTGAAAATGGAAATATTTACCGCCTCACTTCTTTTCAAATCACTGAGGAAGCCAATAGCGAAAAATATGCCGTTACAGCGGCCAATTTTTTAAATACAGAAAACCCGCTCAGATCCGGTACCTTTTTTAAAATTAAAGTAGACAAATCGGGGATTTTTAAAATCACCTCGAAATTTCTGCGCGACAACGGAATAAATATTTCCTCTTTTAATCCCAAAAATTTCCGGATTTACGGCAACGGCGGAGTGATGTTACCCGAAAACAACCGCGATTTCCGATACGATGGACTGCAGGAAAATGCCATCCAGGTGGTCGGGGAAAGTGATGGTGTTTGGAACGAAGAAGATTATGCGCTTTTTTATGCACAGGGGCCACATGGTTTCAACCTGTATAAAACTTCACCTAACGCCGCTTACAATGCAAACAAACGCATTGAAACGCGCACCGACGCTTCCGCAAACGTCGTAAATATTTATGAAGACTACGCCTATTATTATATCAACTTCGATAAAGGCGCGGGCAAAAGGGTTCAGATTTCCGATGAAGAATTAGGTGGTGAAACTATCTCGCGGTATGATGCTTTTCAATACCTCAACGAAGAAAAATTCAATCTGATGAAAATCGGGCGCGTCTGGACCGGCGATGCTTTTAGTAGAAATAAATCGGTGAACTTTACCACCAACTCCCCCATCCAGCCGACCGATGTAATAAAATACCGCAGCCGCGTAATCGGTTTTCAGTCGCCGGGAAATAAAATTTCCATCAACCTCAATAACCAGAATGAACGTTCTTTTTCGCTTGCTTCCAGCGACAAAAGGCAGTTTGCACCCATCATTTATTCGGGAACAGTGACCAACCTGCAGGGCAACCAGTTTAATTTCAATTATACACCGGATACTTCAAGCAATCCCAATGGTAAATTTTACTTCGATTATGCCGAAATTCAGTACAAAGAAGATTTAAAATTTAACAATACCCAAATGAATTTCCGCAGCTTCGATATTGAAGCCGGAAGTGGAAAAAAGTACACCTTCAACCTGTCCGATGCAGGTTCTGTTGATCAGGTTTGGGACGTTTCCGATATCACCAACGCAGTTAAAAAAACAAACAAAGGAACAGGTTCGAATTTTATTTTTGGTTTCACCGCTGGAAATGCTCAGTTTTCAAATGAGTTTGTAGCTTTCAAAAATTCCGAGGCTTTTAGTCCTTTTTTTGTAGGAAAGGTGGAAAACCAGGATTTAGCAGGTCTGCAAAATATTGATTATTTAATGCTTACGGTGCCGAAAATGATGGCGCAGGCGCAACGTTTAGCCAAAACCTACGAAGGAAAATATAATGTTTCGGTGGTTGATATTAATAAGGTGTACAACGAGTTCAGCAGCGGAAGCAAAGACATCACCGGGATCCGGGATTTTATCACGAAGCTGAATGCCGGAAAAAAACTGAAATATGTTTTCTTGCTGGGCGACACATCGTTTGATTTCCGGGGTAAAATCTATCCTGGATCAGATATCGTTCCAAGTTATCAAAGCGAAGAAAGCGGAAATTATTCCGATTCATTTGTAACTGATGATTATTTTGTGATGACCAGTCCGCAAGTGGCGGCTTCAACTTCACTCTCGGCCACACTTCCCGATTTGCCCATTGGACGCCTTCCCGCAGCAAATGTTGCCGAAGCACAGCTTTTAATCGATAAAACTTTGGCTTATAAAAATGCACTACCCGGCCAGTCTTCACCGTTTGGTGAATGGCGTATGAAACTGGATTTTGTGGTGGATGATGATGCGGACAATGGAAGGCCGTTTCACAGCACCATGAATGCATCTTTGGTAAACGTTTTCGAAAAAGGCCTGCGCAGCGAATATAATGTTCGAAAATTATATTTGGACGCTTTTCCGGCTGAAAATTCTGCGGGCGGCCAACGTTATCCACAGGTAAACCAGGCAATTTCCAACGATGTGGGCAACAGTCTTTATCTGTTCTACTTTGGTCATGGCGGTATTAATGGCTGGGCGCAGGAACGCGTTTTAACCATCGATCAAATTCAGAATTTCAGCAACTTTAATAATGTATATTCGCGCTTCCCGCTGGTTTCTACCATCACGTGCGAGTTTACACTTTGGGACGATCCGGGAACTTTTTCCGCGGGTGAACAGGTTATAAAATTAAAGCGCGGAGGCGCGGCTACCATGATCACCTCCAGCCGTGCGATTGGGGTGAACTATGGTGAAGAGTTTACCACGATATTCACCAAACACATTTTCGAGCTTAAAAACGACGATTTTATAAATTTAGGTGATTCTTTTTTACAGGCAAAAATTGAAAAAGGGCCATCATCAGACCATTTAAAAGTAAATTTCCTGGGCGATCCGGCCTCCAAATTAAGCCGGCCTGAAAGATTGATTTCCATTGACAATGTTGATTCACCGGTGAAAGATAAAATTCGGGCACTGGATTTTGTTAAAATTAACGGTCATGTTAAGAAAGCCGACGGTACCATCGACACCAATTTCAACGGCAGAGTTGCGGTAAATATTTTTGATAAAAGACTTCAGAAGAAAACCCTGAACAATGACGGCAACCCACTTTTAACACCGGTTCTTACGTATACCGAAGAAGGCAGCCCAATTGTAAAGTCTTCGGGAATTGCAAAAAATGGTGCTTTTAGCGTCGAATTTTATGTTCCGAAAGACATCAATTACGAAGACGGAAACGGCAGAATGCTGGTGTATGCAGACAACAAACAGTTTGATGTTTTCCAAAATCAAACGCAAAAAATTGGCGGCATAAACCCGGAAGGCATTAATGATCAGGAAGCGCCCAAAGTACGCTTGTTTATGAATAACACCAATTTCGCTGATGGCGGAATAACTGATCAAAACCCGCTTTTTTTAGCATGTGTCACCGATAATACTGGAATAAATTCTACCGGTGCCGGAATTGGACATGATGTAACTGTAATTCTTGATGGTAAAGTAATTGAAACCGTGGTTTTAAACGATTTCTATTTTTCGGGGGACGGAAACGGCTGTTCAAACCCGTCGCTTTCGGACTACCAGAAAGGGAATGTAAGTTACCCTTTCAGAAATTTGGAACCGGGAAATCATCAGATCACCTTCAAAGTGTGGGACATCAACAATAATTCTACCACCACCACGTTAAACTTTATAGTTAAGGATGAAGCCGACCAAAAACTGGTGGTTAACAAGCTTTTAAACTGGCCAAATCCTTTCACCAACAAAACCTATGTTCAGTTTGAACACAATTGTGACGATTTGTTGGACGTAAATGTGCAGATTTACACTATAACCGGAAAATTGGTCCGAACTTTGAGTAGCGTGGTGTCAGCAGAACCATTCTTACAGGGCTTCCGCACACCGCGAACAGCAATTGAATGGGACGGACGTGATGATTTTGGTGATTCAGTAGGAAAAGGAACATATATATTTAAAATTTTCGCGCGCAGCCAAAATCAGGACAAATGTAAAGGCAGTGCCACCGCCGTGGAAAAGATGGTGTTACTAAAATAA
- the porV gene encoding type IX secretion system outer membrane channel protein PorV codes for MKITTKAFLTLGLGMGMLTFGQEISRIQPVLTGAPFLRISPDARAGGMGDQGVATTSDAFSQFWNAAKYPFSNTTSAIAVTYTPYLNKLTNDVFLLYGVYHQFLGEEERSTISASMYYFNMGSVDLTSYVGGEIQQGGTIKPNEFSFDIAYGLKLSDTYSMAVTGRYIRSDLSGGIGSDNTLKPANSFAVDVSGYYEGRKHPSFGDYEGRARGGFAIQNLGPRLDYTGDEESRSYLPTMARLGAGYDVYIDDLNRVGVSVEASKLLVPGPDETGNVPNVGVIEGIGNSFSNPKSTMISGALEYEYDNAFALRTGYFQESPEQGGRQYATVGIGLKYQSFGLDMSYLINTSKVNSALDNTLRFGLTWNIGEPSSNSDY; via the coding sequence ATGAAAATAACTACAAAAGCTTTCCTAACCTTGGGATTGGGGATGGGAATGTTAACTTTCGGGCAGGAGATCAGTAGAATTCAACCGGTACTCACCGGTGCCCCTTTCCTTCGCATATCGCCCGACGCACGCGCCGGAGGTATGGGAGATCAGGGTGTGGCTACCACCAGTGATGCTTTTTCTCAGTTCTGGAACGCCGCAAAATATCCCTTCAGCAATACCACTTCTGCAATTGCAGTAACCTATACGCCTTATCTGAACAAACTTACCAACGACGTTTTTCTGTTGTATGGTGTTTATCACCAGTTTTTGGGTGAAGAAGAACGCTCTACCATTTCCGCAAGTATGTATTACTTCAATATGGGCTCGGTAGATTTAACCAGCTATGTCGGCGGTGAAATTCAACAGGGAGGAACCATCAAACCAAATGAATTTTCATTTGATATTGCTTATGGGCTCAAATTATCCGACACCTACTCAATGGCAGTTACCGGACGATACATACGTTCCGACTTATCTGGCGGGATCGGTTCTGACAACACCCTGAAACCTGCAAACTCTTTCGCGGTAGATGTCTCTGGATATTACGAGGGCCGTAAACATCCATCTTTCGGTGATTATGAAGGTCGCGCACGCGGTGGTTTCGCGATTCAGAATTTAGGTCCCCGACTCGATTATACAGGCGATGAAGAATCCAGATCTTACCTTCCAACAATGGCAAGGTTAGGTGCCGGTTACGACGTGTATATCGACGATTTGAACCGTGTTGGCGTAAGCGTTGAAGCGTCAAAACTGCTTGTTCCCGGACCCGATGAAACAGGAAATGTTCCGAATGTTGGTGTGATTGAAGGAATCGGAAATTCATTCAGCAACCCAAAGAGCACCATGATCAGCGGCGCGTTAGAATATGAATATGACAATGCTTTCGCATTACGTACGGGCTACTTCCAGGAAAGTCCCGAACAGGGCGGCCGCCAGTACGCGACGGTTGGTATCGGTTTGAAATACCAGTCATTCGGTTTGGACATGTCTTACCTTATCAATACTTCCAAAGTAAATTCCGCGCTCGATAATACCCTGCGGTTTGGACTCACCTGGAATATTGGCGAACCTTCCTCGAATTCAGATTACTAA